One segment of Manihot esculenta cultivar AM560-2 chromosome 4, M.esculenta_v8, whole genome shotgun sequence DNA contains the following:
- the LOC110614133 gene encoding serine/threonine-protein phosphatase 7 long form homolog, which yields MEERRNPRDRRNYILPGPNDPSLLYAQADHRSEAIWQGSMEVGAIACRRTGTILHLDDIPDQIIPYLRRTGFYGVIRLGFFALDWHLISALVERWRPETHTFMFPEGEMTITLQDVGLITGLPVDGAAVTGRSRHHWPSVCEALLGVVPPNSAIRGCYLKMVWLAEEFSQLPDDPDEEVVQRFARAYIMRVIGSIFSDTSASRVNLMFLPLLADLEEAGNYSWGGACLAWLYRQLCKATNPEVMQMAGPLFILQIWAWDRITAVSPTLSVRVPHHDAPLGSRWSNARQITEVITHVLVELRYQLDRLLPEQVIWEPYNDALIESLPEYCRQGRQIWRAVVPLVCFHIIEWHQPDRVMRQFGMQQHIPAEPQQSAALHDVDLRKSDTNWAEVHSHWIARWNTRDRRIITAPPATGPLHFHSEYMEWYRRVSRRWISVKGAALGSGEDGLEHMHAMATNPTTGSMISICDLLQSVSFCMMEERRQTQLPAPHPAPAPPHITADPDDPPIPDYVSRGSRGRNRGHGRGRRRDNAEAVERDSDVHPVPPPIQYHQSQAEYEHAPSSSNVPPMTSQVPSMYYPSQSQFMGWTPSSNTMPSFTPGAYGVPFTPIGSMFPAFPPEPAHDASTSRPFHMSGGTTKNVFAGYNPGLGYGQAGVSHFGQSDPSGSVVQHPDVSAPTEEDLEHQQFLALGPWQGRLRAPHERRHRGCGTGDHG from the exons ATGGAGGAAAGACGCAATCCCCGTGACCGCCGTAATTATATTTTACCGGGTCCAAATGATCCATCCTTGCTATATGCACAAGCCGATCATCGGTCTGAGGCTATATGGCAAGGAAGTATGGAAGTTGGGGCAATTGCTTGCAGAAGGACGGGAACAATTTTACATCTGGATGACATTCCGGATCAAATAATACCTTACCTGCGACGAACTGGATTTTATGGGGTTATACGGTTAGGATTTTTTGCATTGGATTGGCATCTAATTAGTGCCCTGGTGGAGCGGTGGCGACCAGAGACCCATACGTTTATGTTTCCCGAAGGGGAAATGACCATTACCCTTCAGGATGTAGGGTTAATAACCGGGTTGCCGGTCGATGGTGCAGCTGTTACAGGGCGTTCACGCCACCATTGGCCATCGGTGTGTGAGGCACTATTAGGTGTCGTTCCACCTAATAGTGCCATAAGAGGTTGTTACTTGAAGATGGTATGGCTAGCTGAGGAGTTTAGTCAGCTACCAGATGACCCCGATGAGGAAGTTGTGCAGAGGTTCGCACGCGCATACATCATGAGAGTTATTGGATCTATTTTTAGTGATACATCAGCTTCGCGTGTGAATCTTATGTTTTTACCTCTGCTAGCTGACTTGGAGGAAGCCGGAAATTATAGTTGGGGTGGTGCATGTCTGGCATGGCTGTACAGACAGTTATGTAAGGCGACAAATCCTGAAGTTATGCAAATGGCAGGTCCATTGTTCATTCTCCAGATATGGGCATGGGACCGTATCACAGCAGTTTCACCTACACTGTCTGTACGAGTACCACATCATGATGCTCCACTAGGTAGCAG GTGGAGTAATGCCAGGCAAATAACGGAGGTCATCACCCACGTACTCGTTGAGCTGCGTTATCAGCTAGATCGTTTATTACCCGAGCAG GTAATTTGGGAGCCATACAATGATGCCCTTATTGAGTCGTTACCCGAATATTGTCGGCAAGGACGACAAATTTGGAGAGCTGTAGTGCCATTAGTATGCTTTCATATTATAGAGTGGCATCAGCCTGATCGGGTCATGCGCCAGTTTGGGATGCAGCAGCATATTCCCGCTGAACCTCAACAATCTGCTGCACTTCATGATGTTGACCTGCGTAAGAGCGACACAAACTGGGCTGAGGTGCACTCTCATTGGATCGCGCGCTGGAACACCCGAGATAGACGAATAATTACTGCCCCGCCAGCAACAGGGCCACTCCATTTTCATTCAGAGTATATGGAGTGGTACCGTAGGGTGTCCAGACGCTGGATCTCAGTTAAAGGAGCGGCATTGGGATCAGGG GAGGATGGTCTGGAGCATATGCACGCTATGGCGACAAATCCGACCACGGGGAGCATGATATCTATTTGCGACCTCCTCCAGTCTGTTTCGTTCTGTATGATGGAAGAGAGGCGGCAAACACAGCTCCCAGCTCCACATCCAGCACCTGCTCCACCACACATCACAGCTGACCCAGATGACCCACCCATTCCAGATTATGTTTCACGTGGAAGTCGGGGTAGAAACCGTGGTCATGGCAGGGGCCGTAGAAGGGATAATGCAGAAGCAGTAGAACGTGATAGCGATGTGCATCCAGTGCCTCCCCCTATACAGTATCACCAGTCTCAAGCTGAATACGAACATGCACCAAGTTCCTCTAATGTGCCACCCATGACTTCTCAGGTACCTTCAATGTATTATCCTTCCCAAAGTCAGTTCATGGGATGGACGCCTAGTTCGAATACGATGCCTTCATTCACGCCCGGTGCGTATGGTGTACCATTTACGCCAATAGGATCTATGTTCCCTGCATTTCCACCAGAGCCTGCGCATGATGCTTCTACCTCTAGGCCTTTTCACATGTCAGGCGGTACTACAAAGAATGTGTTTGCAGGATATAATCCTGGATTAGGATATGGCCAGGCTGGTGTTAGTCATTTTGGTCAGTCTGATCCTTCTGGTTCAGTGGTGCAACATCCAGATGTCAGTGCGCCGACAGAGGAGGATCTGGAGCATCAGCAGTTCCTCGCACTGGGTCCATGGCAAGGTCGATTACGGGCTCCACATGAGAGGAGACATCGAGGGTGTGGGACTGGTGATCATGGCTGA
- the LOC110612570 gene encoding uncharacterized protein LOC110612570, whose protein sequence is MAVPAYANIHWDGNVINSCNGYDYDGGFSKIIPLGKWISFNQLVGKIARAIGLSENNEFIETISFRKPTILRCVDTTNENADIGPSGTAVESNDEPCEEQNVVDDYGLCDSLAGPSFNLSDTVENEDEDEDDDEDEDDDDSWMSTEDDDDDNGQEDIGSESRYYNTQFSNPIVPVVHPPPYAEIDFDLLRVDPYDKPEGRYFWDPSKEFSVGMIFSSRDAVAAAAKEYHLRHHHQFCYHETREKTYSIKCKDKDSGCAWRLRASKKEGEDKTWKAKQKAIARLYGGWDESYSRLRRFMTALHHFNPETQSIEGFKHCRPVISIDGTFLYGKYTGCILCATALDRNNQLFPLAFAIAMQKDWWQPPSGHHRYCIRHVLSNYNKTFKNAAIKEALRKAANENQKRKFYDAMNNIREVHPESYDWAIKINLEKWTRSHDGGQRYGVMTTNMAESLNGMMKGFRVLPIMAMVEKIFFQYVHYFNMRRTTFLDQQSRGYVFSQYCSDTLRANAIKANGHRVRRFNSQTMVCEIITANGRQKQVVKLMDQTCTYGKFQEIRIPCSHAIAACMSHSIDYEQFVSDYYKLDRTIQCYAYTFHPLGHPDYWPAADGLPLVPDISRIRKKGRPRSSRIRNEMDWRSNKIKETSRVHCSICGRVGHNKKTCMGGESSR, encoded by the exons ATGGCAGTTCCTGCATATGCTAATATTCATTGGGATGGTAATGTTATAAATAGTTGTAATGGTTACGATTATGATGGAGGTTTTTCAAAGATTATTCCATTGGGTAAATGGATAAGTTTTAATCAATTGGTCGGTAAAATTGCTCGTGCAATTGGATTATCCGAGAATAATGAATTTATAGAGACGATTAGTTTTAGAAAGCCTACA ATACTTCGTTGTGTTGATACTACAAATGAGAATGCTGATATTGGTCCATCTGGAACTGCTGTTGAATCAAATGATGAACCATGTGAAGAGCAAAATGTAGTTGATGATTATGGTTTATGTGATAGTCTTGCAGGGCCGTCATTTAATTTATCTGATACAGTAGAGAATGAGGACGAGGACGAGGACGATGACGAGGATGAGGATGACGATGATTCATGGATGTCTactgaggatgatgatgatgataatggaCAGGAGGATATTGGGAGTGAGTCTCGATATTACAACACACAATTTTCTAATCCTATTGTGCCTGTTGTTCATCCTCCCCCATATGCAGAAATAGACTTCGATTTGTTGAGGGTGGATCCTTATGATAAGCCAGAAGGTCGTTACTTTTGGGATCCTTCTAAAGAGTTTTCAGTTGGGATGATATTTTCTTCGAGAGATGCAGTGGCTGCGGCTGCAAAAGAATATCATCTAAGACATCATCATCAATTTTGTTATCATGAAACAAGGGAGAAGACGTATTCTATAAAGTGTAAAGACAAAGACAGTGGATGTGCATGGAGGCTTCGAGCATCCAAGAAAGAAGGGGAGGAC AAAACATGGAAAGCTAAGCAGAAGGCAATTGCACGGCTTTATGGGGGTTGGGATGAATCATACAGTCGTTTGCGTAGATTCATGACTGCTCTTCATCATTTTAACCCAGAAACA CAATCGATTGAGGGATTTAAACATTGCCGACCTGTTATCTCAATCGATGGGACATTCTTGTACGGAAAATACACCGGGTGTATACTGTGTGCAACCGCACTTGATAGAAATAATCAACTATTTCCATTAGCTTTTGCCATT GCGATGCAGAAAGATTGGTGGCAACCTCCATCTGGTCATCATCGTTACTGCATCAGACATGTTCTGAGTAATTACAATAAGACATTCAAAAATGCAGCAATAAAGGAAGCGTTGCGCAAGGCAG CAAATGAAaatcagaaaagaaaattttatgatGCAATGAACAATATTCGGGAGGTGCACCCAGAATCCTACGATTGGGCAATTAAGATAAATTTAGAGAAATGGACGAGATCGCACGATGGTGGACAGAGGTATGGCGTGATGACAACGAACATGGCAGAATCGCTAAACGGAATGATGAAAGGATTCCGGGTGTTGCCAATAATGGCAAtggttgaaaaaatatttttccagtATGTCCATTATTTTAATATGCGGAGGACAACATTTTTGGATCAACAAAGCAGAGGCtatgttttcagtcagtattGTAGTGACACACTGCGTGCTAATGCGATTAAAGCAAATGGACATAGAGTCCGGCGGTTCAATAGTCAGACAATGGTTTGCGAAATAATTACTGCAAATGGGAGGCAAAAGCAAGTGGTCAAACTCATGGATCAAACATGCACTTATGGCAAATTTCAGGAGATAAGAATACCATGTTCTCATGCTATTGCTGCATGCATGTCACATTCAATTGACTACGAACAATTTGTGTCTGACTATTATAAATTGGATCGTACAATCCAATGTTACGCCTACACGTTCCATCCTCTTGGACATCCTGACTATTGGCCTGCAGCAGATGGACTTCCTCTCGTGCCTGACATTTCTAGAATAAGGAAGAAGGGACGACCGAGGTCCTCTAGAATACGTAATGAGATGGACTGGAGgtcaaacaaaataaaagaaacatcCAGAGTCCATTGTTCAATATGTGGCAGGGTGGGACACAATAAAAAAACTTGTATGGGTGGGGAATCAAGTagataa